The region CTCATGATCGACGGCGGCATGTACGCTGAGATGGCGCGCGTCAACGCCGGCGCGGTCAGCGGCATGCAGCCCAAGATCAGCATCTGGAGCAACGGAGACGGCGCCGGCAACGGACAGGCTGCCCCCgctggcggcgcgctgcagcagaTGGCCGGGCTCTACAAGATGCTGCCGCCGCTTCTGTCCACGGTGCATGAGCAGACAGGGATGCTGCCGCCGGCGTGGATGGGCAAGCTGCCCGAGGACGGGGCTGCCAACTGAACTGATATTGTCGCGcagggtttttatttaatttagataGTTATAGGTAGGAATACATTATTTTCGTCGTTGCGTTTGAGTACGTACGCATCGCAGGTTCTGTTCGTTAGATAGTTTTCGCCTTACCGTGTCGTCGGACTTTTAGTAAgtgttataatttagctcgtgaatttTCCAAATACATACATttgccaaatagatttacttcttTTATTAGTTGTTTGAATTGTTATTATTTCTCGGTTGATGAAGGCATGAAGCTGAGCATCATCAGATCATATGTTCGCACAAAACATATTTGTGTACCACTATAAGGCTCGGCGGAATATCATAATGGTCGGATTTGGAGTTCTAGCAATGGAGGTCTAAGTCTACACGCTGGtcaggaacttgcttggtgttctgagcTTGCAGCAgcagtatgaaagtgggggcggtagcacaggtgaagttcagagtccttccATTcagatgaaaatccaaggtccggccttaattgGTTTTGCCTGACAATGactttgttgaaggcattattttgaatgcgcggactatcttcagggtgaaaacctaagatctttgatcggacgatgATGACGTTGGTGCACCGTTCCCTTCTTGTAGACGTCACTTTTGATGAGTCTAGAGTtctggtgttgtcatggtggtggttgtattgttgttgctagggctggaatgcggctgagtgtaattggtatcttctgatattaatatattccctttatcgaaaaaataaggcTCGGCGCACTAAGAAAAAGTTAACATTTATTTAAATGGATTTATTTGCTGTTTATTAGTCGTTTGAATTGTTATTATATTTCGCAATGGATGAAGATGCGCATCATCAAATTATAAGTTTGCACCGCATCATCAAATTATAAGTTCGCACCGAGCGGCTGGTTAGTtacaaaacaaagcaaaaaattATAAGTTTGCACAAAACATATCATGTACCACTATAAGGCTGGCTCCACCACAGGTTCTGTTTATTACATGGTTTCGGTGTCGTTGGACTTGTGTCAATTTAGCTCGTGAATTGACATATTTATCTGTTTAAATAGattttttatttattagatgtttGAATAGTAGTTATTATTTTTTCAATTTTCAAGCTGTGCATCACCAAATCATAAGTTTGCACAAAACATATTATGTACTACTATAAGGCTAGGTACACTAAGAAAAATTAGCATTTGTTTAAATGGATATGTTTGCTGTTTATTAGTCGTTTGAGTTGTTATTATATTTCTCGATGCATGAAGATGTGCATCATCAAATTATAAGTTTGCACTGAGCGACTGGTTCGGTTAGCCgttacaaaacaaaacaaaaattataAGTTTGCACAGATCGTATTATGTACCACCATAAGGCAGGCGCTGCACACTAAGAAAAGGTTAACATTAGGTTGCTAGCTAGGATCATAATCTAGGGCAACATAAGTGGAAGAGATGTGTGAAGCACGAATCCATAAGTTTCTCAAATTAAAAGTTGCACTAACTTTGTAAGATGTGCTGTGCAGCTCCACTGTTTTATAATTCCAGAAAGCTTAGAAATAGAAATGAATGTATCTGTTGTTGGGAATGAGCAACTATCATTTACAGGGGCCAAAGGCTAATTTAAGACACATCGACCATATGCTCTGAGACGAAGCTTCCACGCAAACACCAATGCCACCACCCTGTCATATAGCGAAAAAAAAATTATGGACTCGTTTTCTCTCTTAACGAAAACATACATCCAATATGTTGACAGCCGGGCTTGCTCTAACATTGTTCGTGTATATGATTTtcgaaagaaaaagagaaaccgTGAGAATGAGACCTATGATATCTCGCTTCTAGTGTAGTGCACAACCAACTTGACAGAGCTTGTGTAGATAGAACAGAGTCGTTTTGCATTTGTATTTTGAAATGGTTATTTTTACGAAAAGGAGTTTGAAACCCGATAGCTTCTGATTGTTTGTTTTATTTCCTAGTTTTCGGTTGTGTATTAgtctttgcaaatgttttgatTTTTAGTAGTACAATGAAATTTTTGGCACTGTATTTTTTCGAGCGCTTCTAAGAAGCTCGGCGTCCGTAATTTGGGCCATACACGTTCACTCATTGTAATAATTTTTCAACATTATATACGTGCTGTTCTTGGGCATGTGTGCTACGGAGTACTAGTAAGAAACGAGCGGCGAAGTTGAGGCATTCCTATCTTCCCAATCGTTATTGATTAAGCTGCCTGTTTGGTGATGTTGATGAAGTGGTCCCTGAGCTGCCTCCGCAGGATCTTCCCGGAGACGGACTTGGGGATGGCGTCGACGAGGTGCAGCGTCCGGAGCCTCTTGTAAGATGCCACCCGCGACGCCACGTACGCCATGAGGTCCGCCTCGCTCTCCTCCGCGCCCCACCGCCGCACCACGCACGAcgccggcacctcgccggcctcCTCGTCCGGCAGCCTGCAACAGCAAACACCATGTTGTGGTTCATACTTGCATTGTCTCCGAATCAGAAAGAATTGGATTGATCGAACGCTAATTACCCGAAGACGGCCGCATCTtcgaccgaaggatgggagaggaGTATGGCCTCCAGCTCTGCAGGAGCAACCTGAAAGCAACACATTCCAGCTCTGCTGCATAAGACATCGCCAAAACAGAGTATCTGTGCACTGCGATCCAATGGTTTGTAGTACCTGAAAGCCCTTGTACTTGATAAGCTCCTTGatcctgtcgacgatgaagacgtcgccgtcgtcgtcgatgTATCCGACATCGCCGGTGTGCAGCCAGCCCTTGGCGTCGATGGTGCGCTCcgtctcctccttcttcctgtaGTAGCCCTGCATCACGCACTGGCTCCGGACGCAGAGCTCCCCGGGCGTGTTCTTGGGCAGCGACCGGCCCGTGTCCGGGTCCACGAACTTCACCTCCAGGTTGGGCAGGATGAACCCCACCGAGTTCTTCTTGGCGATGTGGCCCTTCTCCGGGTCGTCTCCGGCGTGCGTGAGCGTGATGCAGCTGTGCTCCGTCAGCCCGTACGCCTCCTCCACCTGCACGCCGGGGAACTTTTTCTGGAACGCCGACAGGAGGTCTGGCGCGAGCGGCGCCGCGGCGGTCATCACGGACTTGAGGGCCAGCCCGGACAGGTCGAACTCGTCGGCGATGGGGTTCTTCACCATGGCCAGCATCACCGGCGGCACCACGGGCGCGAACATCACGCGGTGCGCCACCAGCGCGCCCAGGAACGTGCGCAGGTCGAACCGGtccatcaccaccaccgtgcCCTTGTGCCGCAGCGTCGAGCAGCAAATGCCGGTGATGCCGTAGATGTGGAAGAAGGGCATGAGGCCCAGCGTCACCACCTGCCCCAGCAGCTCCGGCCCGACGGCGAACATGGACGAGCACAGGTTGGAGACCAGGTTCCGGTGGCTCAGCATCACGCCCTTGGACACCCCGGTCGTGCCGGACGAGTACGGCAGAGCGCACAGGTCCGACTGCTGCACCGGCTCCAGCGGGACCATCGGCGGGCCCGtgcggtcggcggcggcgaggagctcgTCCCAGCCGATCGTGCCGGCCATGCGCTCCTGGTCGCCGATACCGATGACCGGCACGCCCACGTCCTTCACCTTGTCGTAAGCGACCTCGTTCGCGACCACGAGCCTGGCCTCGGAGTCCTCCACCTGCTTCCTGATCTCGGCGGCGAGGGAGCGCGGGTTCACGCCGGAGAAGATCGCCCCGGCGGCCATCACGCCGAGGGACACCACGGGGTACACGGCGAGGTTCGGGAGCACGACCACCACGACGTGGCCCTTCCGGATGCCCACGGACCGCAGCGCCCTGGCGAACCGCGCGACGTCCCGGGCCACCTCGCCGTAGGTGTAGGACCGGCCACCGGGCGCAGCCTCCACGAGGGCCACCTTGTCGGCGTAGGCCTCGGCGCCCGCCAGCACGAACTCCGGCACGGTGATGCCATCCGGCACGTCAACCGGCGGAAACCTGCTCCGGAAtatgtgctcctcctcctcctccatgacGGCAATGGCCGCGTCACCCATGCTGCGCTGCTGTCTGTTGGAGGCTTCCTGCTGGCCGGCCGAGGTGGTGGTAGTGAGCTGGAAGGATGCGGCTTTGCTTGAATTTGTAGAGACGATGGGTTTTGAGGAGGAGtagcgagaagaagaagacgagggcaTGTTCGAGGTCGTGACACAGTTCTTGTGTGTTGCCAAGATAAGTGGTGTGTAGGTGAGGTTTGGTTGAGTCATGGCCTTTTGCCAGCTTACAAAGAGTGTGCCCAGATCATTATCGACGATGCTGAATGTATATGGAAACAGACAATGCTGGTATTCTGGTGTTAACACTCTTGTGATGACTTACTACCTCTCTCCTTCTGGAACTTTGAATTTTAATGTAAGTAGAGTAGTTTTTATCCCAGATTGGTGATATTAAAATATTAAGTCAATGTGTTCGTCGTTTGAATATTTTTAGCCTCTACGGTTCGTAGGATTCTGAAAACCTAGGATTAGGATAAAATGTCATAATGAATCCCGTGGGAATTGAAAATACATTAATCTGCAACATTACAATATTACTTCCTCTATTATTGCTTCCTCTATTCCTTGATACTATaagctatatatatatagtttttggaACGGAAATTAAACAACGAACACTGTGGTTTGGGTGGAAAAACTAGTAAACAATTGACTTGAAGAAATAGTGGACTTTGTATAAGATTCTTTTTGCGTAAATTAATCCCTTAAAAATTGTTGAGACAAGCAGTGCAACGTAATACACCTTCTAATCTggattttttcacaaaaaactatatggcttatatctaggaAATGAGGTATAAAGAAACACATGAATTTATCCTGAGAAAATATGTGCATGCCACGGTTTTTCACTGAAACAAAGCGGGATtctaatgaagttggaggaaaaAAATCCAATTAAATTTCATGCAAAGTGAGACATGAAAAATGGTTTTCACTTCTACAAACCAAACAATATGTCGCCGGAATCGTCACTAATGCAACTTGTCTACCGATGGACATCTCACCGGTTGGATCCTGGCTCCGACAAGACCAATGCCCACCGAAGCCACTTGAGAAAGTGTGAGAATGTAACATCCCTAGTTTTCAAAATACAAAAACCTGCATGCAttcatggcatctttgcatttGTATTTATACACGTAAAATGTTAAACACAATATGTCTCAACCATAGCTACATACCCTAATGCAAAGATATTATTTTCCTACCATGCTCTTTAGAGTCAAAACAATATTGTATGGTGTCTAAAATAAAGCCCTACgttttacaaaattttagaaactgGTTTGACCCTAATTGGATTcctaaaacaaaagttatgaagaaaacagtaaaaagaaaaagaaaacgagtagaacaaaaaaaaagaaagagaaacggATCGGACCGGCCAAgttgggccagcccgaccgcaccGGCCCGTTCGGCCTGCCAAACGTCCCGCGCACCGAACCGCCTTCCCCTTTTCTATTTTTTACCTCCTCTCGCTGACGGGTGGGGTCGCCTAACAGCGGGGCCCACGCCTTCTTCTACCTCGTTTCTGACCAGGACTCTGCCACCGCCGtcgccctaaccctagatgggcacGGATGAATCTCCGCCGTCCGAGCCCCCTCGACGTCCgtgccctccccctatataaatccctggacccctgatacgtctccgacgtatcgataatttcttatattccatgccacattattgatgatatctacatgttttatacacattatatgtcgtatttatgcattttccggcactaacctattaacgagatgccgaagagccgattcttgttttcgctgtttttggtttcagaaatcctagtaaggaaatattctcggaattggacgaaatcaacgcccagggtcctatttttgcacgaagcttccagaagaccgaggggaaaggaagtggggccacgaggcgccgccacaacagggcggcgcggcccaggccctggccgcgcggccctggtgtgtggggccctcgtgtggcccccgcgttgcccttccgcctacttaaagccttcgtcgcgaaacccccggtaccgagagccacgatacggaaaaccttcccgagacgccgccgccgccaatcccatctcgggggattcggagatcgcctccggcaccctgccggagaggggaatcatctcccggaggactcttcaccgccatggtcgcctccggagtgatgagtgagtagttcacccctggactatgggtccatagcagtagctagatggttgtcttctcctcatgtgcttcattgtcggatcttgtgagctgcctaacatgatcaagatcatctatccgtaattctatatgttgtgtttgtcgggatccgatggatagagaatactatgttatgttgattatcaatctattacctatgtgttgtttatgatcttgcatgctctccgttattagtagaggctcggccaagtttttgctcttaactccaagagggagtatttatgctcgatagtgggttcatgcctccattaaatgcaggacgagtgatggaaagttctaaggttgtggatgtgctgttgccactagggataaaacattgatgctatgtctaaggatgtagttattgattacattacgcaccatacttaatgcaattgtctattgtttacaacttaatactggaaggggttcggatgataacctgaaggtggactttttaggcatagatgcatgtctggatagcggtctatgtactttgtcgtaatgcccaattaaatctcacaatactcatcatatcatgtatgtgcatggtcatgccctctctatttgtcaattgcccgactgtaatttgttcacccaacatgctatttatcttatgggagagacacctctagtgaactgtggaccccggtccattcttttacatcgaatacaatctactgcaatacttgttttactattttctgcaaacaatcatcatccacactatacatctaatcctttgttacagcaagccggtgagattgacaacctcactgtttcgttggggcaaagtactttggttgtgttgtgcgggttccacgttggcgccggaatccctggtgttgcgccgcactacatcccgccgccatcaaccttcaacgtgcttcttggctcctacctggttcgataaaccttggtttcttatcgagggaaacttgctgctgtacgcatcacaccttccacttggggttcccaacggacgcgtgctgtacgcgtatcaagctaaatttatggcgccgttgccggggagatcaagacacgctgcaaggggagtctccacaatccaatctctttactttgtttttgtcttgctttattttatttactactttgtttgctgcattatatcaaaacacaaaaaaattagttgctagttttactttatttattgtcttgcactctatatcaaaaacacaaaaaaattagttacttgcatttgctttacttatttcaacatgtttccttttaattttactgtaaaagatatacctgtgggacaagggtctataattggaagagataatatagaagaatttttcacccatgttagtatgcatgaagatcttaaagatataccccttgcaaaagctgtccctacttatgaagatgcctctgtttgtttggtacgcatgatggaagctagatttattagtctcaaccccatgatacaacacatgtttcttacactttacgatatggagcggggagagaagagagattttgttctaaaagtcttagtgcgagaatttgaagatatagctaaagaagctagaaaagtttttattaagcataagaggcttggcttttataccgactttaaaagaacacttgaaaaaatggatatggatagaattaagtacactaataatgttaataatggtggggagattaaagcaccaataccatgtaagctcctagcgatgcatgaagctctagatgataattatgcttggcttgttcctgaaaatttgtttgatgagagtagcaagcccaagactaatgaaaagggagccgctgaaacttatgtatcaaacatactatgcatggttgagaaaactccaaaccccgatgttgatgcttcatctcttgataatacttgatacacactttctgcgcctagctgaaaggcgttaaagaaaagcgcttatgggagacaacccatgtttttactacagtacttttattttatatttgagtcttggaagttgtttactactgtagcaacctctccttatcttagttttgtgcattgttgtgccaagtaaagtctttgatagtaaggttcatactagatttggattactgcgcagtaacagatttctttgctgtcacgaatttcgacctgcctctctgtaggtagctcagaaaaatatgccaatttacgtgcgtgatcctcagatatgtacgcaactttcattcaatttgggcattttcatttgagcaagtctggtgccattttaaaattcgtctttacgaactgttctgttttgacagattctgccttttatttcgcattgcctcttttgctatgttggatgaatttctttgatccattaatgtccagtagctttatgcaatgtccagaagtgttaagaatgattatgtcacctctgaacatgtaaatttttattgtgcactaaccctctaatgagttgtttcgagtttggtgtggaggaagttttcaaggatcaagagagggaaatgatgcaatatgatcaaggagagtgaaagctctaagcttggggatgccccggtggttcacccctgcatattctaagaagactcaagcgtctaagcttggggatgcccaaggcatccccttcttcatcgacaacattatcgagttcctcccctgaaactatatttttattccatcacatcttatgtactttgcttggagcgtcggtttgtttttgtttttgtttttgtttgaataaaatggatcctagcattcattgtgtgggagagagacacgctccgctgttgcatatggacaaatatgtccttaggctttactcatagtattcatggcgaaggttgaatcttcttcgttaaattgttatatggttggaattgggaaatgctacatgtagtaattctaaaatgtcttgaataatttgatacttggcaattgttgtgctcatgtttaagctcttgcatcatatactttgcacctattaatgaagaaacacatagagcttgctaaaatttggtttgcatatttggtctctctaaagtctagataatttctagtattgagttttgaacaacaaggaagacggtgtagagtcttataatgtttacaatatgtcttttatgtgagttttgctgcaccggttcatccttgtgtttgtttcaaataaccttgctagcctaaaccttgtatcgagagggaatacttctcatgcatccaaaatccttgagccaaccactatgccatttgtgtccaccatacctacctactacatggtatttctccgccattccaaagtaaattgcttgagtgctatctttaaaatttccatcattcgcctttgcaatatatagctcatgggacaaaatagccttaaaaactattgtggtattgaatatgtacttatgcactttatctcttattaagttgcttgttgtgcgataaccatgtttctggggacgccatcaactactctttgttgaatatcatgtgagttgctatgcatgttcgtcttgtctgaagtaagggagatttaccactcatttaaatggttagagcatgcatattgttagagaagaacattgggccgctaactaaagccatgaatcatggtgaaagtttcagttttggacatatatcctcaatctcatatgagaacattaattgttgctacatgcttatgcataaaagaggagtccattatctgttgtctatgttgtcccggtatggatgtctaagttgagaataatcaaaagcgagaaatccaaatgcgaactttctccttagacctttgtacaggcggcatagaggtacccctttgtgacacttggttaaaacatgtgtattgcgatgataatcctggtgatccgagctaattaggacaaggtgcgggcactattagtatactatgcatgaggcttgcaacttgtaagatataatttacatgatacatatgctttattactaccgttgacaaaattgtttcatgttttcaaaaccaaagctctagcacaaatatagcaatcgatgctttcctctttgaaggaccattcttttaccttttatgttgagtcagttcacctatctctctccacctcaagaagcaaacacttgtgtgaactgtgcattgattcctacatacttgcatattgcacttgttatattactctacattgacaatatccatgagatatacatgttataagttgaaagcaaccgctgaaacttaatcttcttttgtgttgcttcaatacctttactttgatttattgctttatgagttaactcttatgcaagacttattgatgctt is a window of Lolium rigidum isolate FL_2022 unplaced genomic scaffold, APGP_CSIRO_Lrig_0.1 contig_20309_1, whole genome shotgun sequence DNA encoding:
- the LOC124680574 gene encoding 4-coumarate--CoA ligase-like 9, with translation MTQPNLTYTPLILATHKNCVTTSNMPSSSSSRYSSSKPIVSTNSSKAASFQLTTTTSAGQQEASNRQQRSMGDAAIAVMEEEEEHIFRSRFPPVDVPDGITVPEFVLAGAEAYADKVALVEAAPGGRSYTYGEVARDVARFARALRSVGIRKGHVVVVVLPNLAVYPVVSLGVMAAGAIFSGVNPRSLAAEIRKQVEDSEARLVVANEVAYDKVKDVGVPVIGIGDQERMAGTIGWDELLAAADRTGPPMVPLEPVQQSDLCALPYSSGTTGVSKGVMLSHRNLVSNLCSSMFAVGPELLGQVVTLGLMPFFHIYGITGICCSTLRHKGTVVVMDRFDLRTFLGALVAHRVMFAPVVPPVMLAMVKNPIADEFDLSGLALKSVMTAAAPLAPDLLSAFQKKFPGVQVEEAYGLTEHSCITLTHAGDDPEKGHIAKKNSVGFILPNLEVKFVDPDTGRSLPKNTPGELCVRSQCVMQGYYRKKEETERTIDAKGWLHTGDVGYIDDDGDVFIVDRIKELIKYKGFQVAPAELEAILLSHPSVEDAAVFGLPDEEAGEVPASCVVRRWGAEESEADLMAYVASRVASYKRLRTLHLVDAIPKSVSGKILRRQLRDHFINITKQAA